A window of the Dunckerocampus dactyliophorus isolate RoL2022-P2 chromosome 19, RoL_Ddac_1.1, whole genome shotgun sequence genome harbors these coding sequences:
- the trib2 gene encoding tribbles homolog 2, which yields MKTKEASEHFKLALPVDALQVGLQPFCFIGNKTAASELKQPSRRRRRERRRSGVVVTPHSPMNIQRSHPINISRHGRSRHKSHDFEDLSCLRTASESHHSFSPNLGSPSPPETPDSSHCISRIGDYLLLEPLEGDHVFRAAHLHSGEELVCKVFDIGRYQESLAAYFTLGHHQHINQILEILLGETRAYVFFERSHGDMHSFVRTCKKLREDEAARLFYQIASAVAHCHDNGLVLRDLKLRKFVFKNESRSVVKLESLEDTYILDGRDDSLSDKHGCPAYVSPEILNAGGSYSGKAADVWSLGVMLYTILVGRYPFHDVEPGSLFSKIRRGHFNVPDTLTPKAKCLIRSILRREPAERLTSREILEHPWFAATSGAPGGGATHGRGEREQEQLVPEVSMEEEEVELFS from the exons TTGCCTGTTGATGCCCTGCAAGTTGGACTGCAGCCCTTTTGCTTTATTGGGAATAAGACAGCGGCGTCTGAGCTGAAGCAAccaagtagaagaagaagaagggaacGTCGCCGATCCGGTGTAGTTGTGACGCCGCATTCCCCCATGAACATACAGAGGTCACATCCTATTAACATTTCACGTCATGGGAGATCGCGGCACAAATCGCACGACTTTGAAGACTTGTCTTGCTTGAGGACCGCGAGCGAGTCCCACCACAGCTTCAGCCCCAACCTCGGCTCTCCCAGCCCGCCGGAGACCCCGGACTCGTCGCACTGCATCTCCCGCATCGGGGACTACCTCCTGCTGGAGCCCCTGGAGGGGGACCACGTCTTCAGAGCCGCACACCTGCACAGCGGGGAAGAACTCGTCTGCAAG GTGTTTGACATCGGTCGCTACCAGGAGTCGCTGGCGGCATACTTCACCCTGGGCCACCACCAGCACATCAACCAGATCCTGGAGATCCTGCTGGGCGAGACGCGAGCCTACGTGTTCTTCGAGCGGAGCCATGGCGACATGCACTCCTTCGTGCGCACCTGCAAGAAGCTGCGGGAGGACGAGGCCGCCCGGCTCTTCTACCAGATAGCCTCGGCCGTGGCGCACTGCCACGACAACGGACTCGTCCTCCGCGACCTCAAGCTGAGGAAGTTTGTCTTCAAGAATGAAAGCAG AAGCGTGGTGAAGCTGGAGAGCCTGGAGGACACGTACATCCTGGACGGCCGCGATGATTCGCTGTCGGACAAACACGGCTGCCCGGCCTACGTCAGCCCCGAGATCCTCAACGCCGGCGGCAGCTACTCAGGCAAGGCGGCCGATGTGTGGAGCCTGGGCGTCATGCTCTACACCATCCTGGTGGGGCGCTACCCCTTCCATGACGTGGAGCCGGGCTCCCTCTTCAGCAAGATCCGCCGGGGCCACTTCAACGTCCCCGACACACTCACCCCCAAGGCCAAGTGCCTGATCCGCTCCATCCTCCGCCGCGAGCCCGCCGAGCGCCTCACCTCCCGCGAGATCCTGGAGCACCCCTGGTTCGCCGCCACCAGTGGGGCCCCAGGGGGCGGCGCCACACACGGCCGAGGGGAGCGCGAGCAGGAGCAGCTGGTCCCCGAGGTGagcatggaggaggaggaggtggagttGTTCAGCTGA